In Pseudomonadota bacterium, the DNA window GACAGCGATGTCATGATCTGCGGGGGTACGGAATCCGCCATCACCCCACTCTGTATCTCGGGTTTTAATGCCATGAAGGCCCTGTCGACCCGCAATGACGAGCCGACGCGAGCCTCGCGTCCCTTTGATCGGGACCGCGATGGCTTCGTTCCCGCCGAAGGGGCCGGCATCGTGGTTCTTGAAGAGCTCGAATTCGCGTTGCGTCGCGGAGCTTCGATTCTGGCTGAGCTGACCGGCTACGGTTCATCCTGCGATGCTTACCATATTGCGTCCCCGGCACCTGAGGGGGTCGGCGCGGCGTCCTCCATGGAGGCCGCCTTGCGGGATGCCGCTCTTGAACCCACGGCAATTGACTACATCAACGCTCACGGCACCTCAACTTATTTTAACGACCTGTATGAAACCCAGGCTATCAAAAAAGTTTTTGGGGAACACGCGAGTAAACTTCTAATCAGTTCCAACAAATCAATGACCGGCCACATGCTCGGCGGCACCGGAGCCGTGGAAGCAGTGTTTACCACCCTGACCATCAAGCACGGCAAAGTACCGCCGACCATAAATCTGGACAACCCGGACCCCGACTGTGACCTGAATTACGTCCCCAATCAAGCGATCAGCGCTCCGGTAAAAAATGCTATCAGCAACTCATTCGGTTTTGGCGGAACAAATGCCACGCTGGTTTTTTCGGCCTACTGAACTTAGTCCTTTACACGTTGGGCGCTGGAATGTAATAAATTAACTTTCTCCGGGCAGGAAGCTGGATTTGCAAAGAAATAATCCTGCCCTTCCGTAACTTATAGACCTTCATTCAGGGCACCGTGAAGCTTTTCACCAAGCCACCAAGCCTCAAGTTTTTTGAAAGAGAAATACCATGCCGCAGATTGAACCTTTTAAACTATTTATAGCCAGTGATCATGGCGGATACCAGCTCAAAGAATTGATCAAAGATAAACTGGCAAACCACCATCAACTAATCGATCTCGGCACTAGCTCCGAGGCTGCGGTCGACTATCCCGACTATGCCTGGAAGCTGGTCACCGAGGTGGCGGCCGACCCCAAAGCCCGGGGAATCCTGATCTGCGGCACCGGCATCGGAATGTCGATGACGGCCAAC includes these proteins:
- the fabF gene encoding beta-ketoacyl-[acyl-carrier-protein] synthase II — its product is MKRRVVITGVGLVTPLGTGVEKNWQRLLAGESGISPIRYFDAEKFATRIAGQVTDFEVTDFIDSKEAKKMDAFIHFAMAAADMAMSMARLEVTPSLSPRFGVAVGAGLGGLPSLEYYHKVLLEKGPRRISPFFIPMMIANLAPGNIAIRYQAKGPNLSVVTACATGTHSIGEGMKVIQRNDSDVMICGGTESAITPLCISGFNAMKALSTRNDEPTRASRPFDRDRDGFVPAEGAGIVVLEELEFALRRGASILAELTGYGSSCDAYHIASPAPEGVGAASSMEAALRDAALEPTAIDYINAHGTSTYFNDLYETQAIKKVFGEHASKLLISSNKSMTGHMLGGTGAVEAVFTTLTIKHGKVPPTINLDNPDPDCDLNYVPNQAISAPVKNAISNSFGFGGTNATLVFSAY